CTGTTACGTCACTACCTGTCAGGTGCGCGTGTCCTAACCGCAGGGTTAATGAAGCGAAACAGGGTGAGTTTGGACGCATATAAAATGAGAGGACAAATATAGTTTGATTCAGTGTAGTCCACTACTTTGACACAGCAACAGCAGTACTATAATTTCGATCGTGTTTGCTTCTCATCGTGTTATTCAGCTTTGTAATTATGGGTAATTTAACGTTGCATTTACTATAGTCGTAAGAATTCCACCTTTGATTAGTTTTGGTATGGATCAATTGTAATATTTTAACTTGTGTGTATTTGCGCTGTATTCAATTGGATCGCGAGATTTATCTGTATGCATTATTTTAGTGTCAGCTAACTACGGCGcgatgctgctgttggccgttGTCTCTCTGATGGCTGGACAGGCCATGGGTGGACCAATGGGctcgtcttcttctgcatACTACACCACTCCGGCgtcttactacaccacaacttatgcAGCCCGCtcttactacaccacaaaggcgcCCGAGTACTATACCACAACACATGCTGCTCCTAACTACTACACCACtaaggctcccgagtactacaccacgacctATGcagctccaacatactacaccACAGAGGCGCcggagtactacaccacgacctATGcagctccaacatactacaccacaaaggcgcCCGAGTATTACACGACCACATATGCAGCTccgagctattacacagaGGCGCCAGTGTATTCCACAACAACGTACGCTACTCCAAGCTACTACTCCGAAGCTCCCGCCTACTATACCACAAAGGCCCCTGAGtattacaccacaacgtacgcTTCTCCGTCTTATTACACTGAGGCCACGAAATATTACCCTGCGCCGGGCTACACAACGACTGTgtcgtactacaccacgacagaGGCGCCCAAGTACTACGTGGCTCCAACATACCACACCGCAGCTGCCCCGTCTTACTACGCTGAGCCGACATACTACGCTGAAGCCCCCAAATCTTACGCTGCACCAAGTTACTACACAACGGCTGCTCCTTCGTACTACGTGGAACCtacgtactacaccacaacttatgctgcCCCGTCTTACTATACAGAGACtcctcaatactacaccacgaaggctgctgaatactacaccacgactTATGCTGCTCCAGCCTATTACAGTGAGGCTCTGCAGTACTACATTAcaaaggctcccgagtacacAACTTATGCTTCGACAAGCTACTATACCGAGCCTCCCatgtactacaccacaacatacgCCGCTCCAGTTTACTATACCGAAGCTACCAGGTATTACTCAGCCCCAAGCTACTACCAGACTGAGGCGCCACAATACACCACCCCGTATGCTGCTCCAgtttactacaccgaagctccacaatactacaccacgaaGGCTTCTGAATACTACACGACTAAAGCCCCTGAGTATTACACACAGAAGgttgaatactacaccacaacgtacaCTGCCCCGGCTTACTACACTGTAGCTCCCAAGTATTACCAGACtgaggctccgcaatactacaccacaaaggctcctgaatactacaccacaaaggctcctgaatactacaccacaaaggctcctgaatactacaccacaaaggctcctgaatactacaccacaaaggctcctgaatactacaccacaaaggctcctgaatactacaccacaaaggctcctgaatactacaccacaaaggctcctgaatactacaccacaaaggctcctgaatactacaccacaaaggctcctgaatactacaccacaaaggctcctgaatactacaccacaaaggctcctgaatactacaccacaaaggctgATGAATACTACACGACGAAAGCCCCGGAGTACTACACCAGGAAACcagaatactacaccacaacttacgcagctccatcttactacactgaggctccCCAATACTATACTACAAAGGCCCctgagtactacaccacaccGTATGCTGCACCAAGCTATTACACTGAGCGTCCAGAGTATTATTAATCGTAAAAATACGTTGTCCGTCAAGCTCaatagttaaaaaataattagatcttgttttattatttgctgtcctcgttccaaaatgagtATTTCCCTGCGTTGTATTTATGCAATAACTAGTCGCCCCATACGCATGTGGTTTATAACTGAAATATTGAATACAGTTATTATGTCGTTACTCAATCTacttgtttttagtttttataaCATAAAGCGGATGACGGCGATTTCAATTAGTGTTCGTACAACATCATAATTTCTGAACAGAACTATGCATTATGACATTTTTCGGAAATATATCATTGTTCTTCGTAAAATTgcaatgaatttatttatacAGTAGCTTAGCACAAAGTCGCATTTATCCATTGCGTTAGTCCACAAGCATTGTTAAGTTgtgtttaaaatgtatttatcttTCGCTATTTAATTGAatagcaaaatgaaatgtaaattttttttccagtttgcatTTACACAgctaatggctatttcctaATTTCCCCCTTAGATTTCTATAttaaggaaatgcttaaatattcggcagagataggagtttcggtttgtcagttttgattttaattattggaaaaatagcaaaaatgtttacgctaagcacttgactgacatactagtaACCTCCAGAACTGCCCGGATGGACTGAATCGTATAGTACAGCTATTGATTCAATCcatcgtgacatcagctgagagctcttacatctctattcagttttgcattggaatggggggccaatcccataccaacgcttgacgtttcgagttgtaattgcttacagactcttggtactagtccccaacattgggagggtgccatacccagtcattgttcaagtgccgctacgttaagatgttcacgcaactattacATACCGTGAATTACGGCCCCAAAACATGTTGCTGACGTTATTGTGTATTTTCCGCCATAAAACAACTCCCATTTAAATTCGGCGAAACTATTGTACAATGTAAATAATGAACTGTATCCAGAAAATGGTGATAAataacatccaaggtaattataaaacaaaaaacttaagtaaatgttttaaattttcaattattatgtcTCACTCATgaattagggcgtggcatcacgcaccgttaatgacatgcaaaaatcctccatatcaccttgcggccAATATTGGCACTAATGCGTTCATGCATTGGCTGGGTGTTATTCCAGTTGTGAGGGGAAAATAAGTTAAAGCTAatgtaggtttgtcattatttatttttggcatTCAAATACACGTATCCATCCATTGAACAAGGTAACATCAAATTGATGTTGCATGCATTATACTAAACAATGGGTGGAAAAATGGAGTAAAAATGTGTTGTGTTACAAGTGTTAAAACTTTCTTGCAGGCATGTTGTAGcacacaaatttttttctttcaattcctGAATTGTTAATTTTATTATGCTAGGTGCTGCATTGTAATTGCAGAACAAAGCCTGTACAACTATGATTCTTTTCTACAACTGATGCAGTATGGAATGCTTGAGTCCTTATCTGACTAGAATGCAAGTGTCCAAAAAAGTGATGTGTTGCCCTCAGTGTACTTATCTTAGTGGTATGGCTTAAATCCTACTAATAGATAAACATCTAAGGGCAAGGATCTGCATCCTGACCAAGGTTCCTCAGCAAATGCAATAACAAGTTCCGATGCAAGTTTTAGCATACAACTTGTTTGACTGTGATTCATCCTGAACGTGCATGCAGTCTGAAATGCTGGACAGGCAAATGCACAACTATATCTCATAAATATTGATCATCTGCCTTATATGTGTTTATTGTTCTTCTAGGGGTGAAGTGTGGAAGATGCCAAAGGCCATTTTGATTACGTACAATTGAACTTAAATTTCACTTGTTGGTTATTTCAAGGCAGTAGTAACTATGCTGTAAACAATTCATGAAACATGGTCATCGTTTCCTCTCAATGACGAGGTGAGAACAATTTCTGGAGTAAACTAAAgaatcaataaatttttttctgataaAAAAGGCATTGAGGAAGCAAATCAgaaaaatgggcaaaaaagTTATTCGTTTCACCCATCCCATATGAAAATGCTGCAGAGCTCAACAAACAATAGAGCAAATGATTTCCTGTGGTCTGATCAATGATCATGATCAATCAATCATCCAACATATAATGACATATGTCTGGTGGATTTAGCATGTTGATGATCATCTTTCAAAGAATTCCTAATGAAGATTTTCAGTTTCTTCTGAAGAATCGAAAACATTCATCTTAAGGACATGATCCTCACCCGCAACAATTATCTTCACACAATGGCTGCGCCAAATGCGATTTATCTGAATTGCATTCCCCGTTGCAATGAAGAAGTTGTTACagtagaaaattttaaaaggtgGTACAATATTACGTGTGTTCCAATTAAATTAATATGTTTTAAATTGCTGATGGGTTGACCAGACAGG
The window above is part of the Daphnia carinata strain CSIRO-1 chromosome 7, CSIRO_AGI_Dcar_HiC_V3, whole genome shotgun sequence genome. Proteins encoded here:
- the LOC130685951 gene encoding uncharacterized protein LOC130685951 is translated as MVSANYGAMLLLAVVSLMAGQAMGGPMGSSSSAYYTTPASYYTTTYAARSYYTTKAPEYYTTTHAAPNYYTTKAPEYYTTTYAAPTYYTTEAPEYYTTTYAAPTYYTTKAPEYYTTTYAAPSYYTEAPVYSTTTYATPSYYSEAPAYYTTKAPEYYTTTYASPSYYTEATKYYPAPGYTTTVSYYTTTEAPKYYVAPTYHTAAAPSYYAEPTYYAEAPKSYAAPSYYTTAAPSYYVEPTYYTTTYAAPSYYTETPQYYTTKAAEYYTTTYAAPAYYSEALQYYITKAPEYTTYASTSYYTEPPMYYTTTYAAPVYYTEATRYYSAPSYYQTEAPQYTTPYAAPVYYTEAPQYYTTKASEYYTTKAPEYYTQKVEYYTTTYTAPAYYTVAPKYYQTEAPQYYTTKAPEYYTTKAPEYYTTKAPEYYTTKAPEYYTTKAPEYYTTKAPEYYTTKAPEYYTTKAPEYYTTKAPEYYTTKAPEYYTTKAPEYYTTKAPEYYTTKADEYYTTKAPEYYTRKPEYYTTTYAAPSYYTEAPQYYTTKAPEYYTTPYAAPSYYTERPEYY